In Cydia strobilella chromosome 6, ilCydStro3.1, whole genome shotgun sequence, one DNA window encodes the following:
- the LOC134742148 gene encoding uncharacterized protein LOC134742148 encodes METTSKARTPSRCREWERQRRNKFNDAITKLGEAVKAINKVDNPSEKDSDNVQYPKIEIVQKAIACLTNCAQEKTQLKAEILALQVKIEASKQNPESKDASTQVHTSFSKKMQNGKYVKLLMLQKSKRKALKEKQILTTNVTVEGKSKKDKLKINQVPLQPPKILPKSTLNDKNRTENTIVVLPAAPYLFPQRPLFLPAVPPAFVIVDPNLQTLNKPSVPIVNRTGGDTTKTTMVNILPISAYSRPLSATKTKKLNSRSKNDTTKKVKKKPNIPKNVKETISKKQTNNVTDETNLKNNENPPIEKQKQVLTTDTEVKCSKDPITKIKPSNVDDNVVQSQKKKEDESSVTNNKVTVNTSKTGETPNSITIKTVEKVNLNGNQKAIAPPVQTNKNEILKEVNISLKSTSVEDKDKENKLPNILDTSLCESGVDGGNARLELAEEFLAASPTAAFLMSFPLVSGNRADSPAEDASNPVHTNVKDTQIAMPPAPNEIYFDKPSTNNDVKTKPIHKHSTSIAIPEKQSAQNKYLDNNILSKPVAKTSSSVAASNPSNENPFLSLPMPSLIITTTQSDTFGLDFECSISKSIPSQSSSYVSNSNLFYKTDPFNAVKSTIYSTSSIASGHEFNSLGLYPCAMEKYSKNKSDYTNVEDNLMKIGSSRLTYDIDLGWSHKGFDFVNCTTNSNTFSKDILTTATAPTYSSSYNPFNPEFHVPLVSAASKKDSSSKPMASFAETITSFYSTPQPTNLWSDDMCFYNNSSAKTLTNKHQNYLHLEHAQPNASIKPAVTKQYETKIIPDPSLQNIVKPPNETIRQQLPEKYNKKSPNKMHINWMTSELRPMQNNCNPPQTEMKEPHKQPYGQVDHASKKQDQHEGNYFPIAIHNFAAQPAQEDFQVWPSARPLGTTEISIEPPPINLPTLVGDLALGPHDKKKNADLSNRIGVQPDIQNCGNFLSVTQLMNRSSDNATSRYHGSTTETPKTTAPKQSNAQFSNDVNRKPMSSRVEINLPQPCYVFNDPKHSYENMGQFSQQKPKTNKSDKSTKVHKNSYSAEALIRSGNCTQKVPDHIGPKFMAPSQKYGDFNTSQDTSVAQVSHFPPILDYSDNSYTGQQFSGTTLYNATTNTISNSFYSNFMSGSANIMTGSYTSAPFTGDFMDYNQSECNYSNNKYEEFKMRGNHVFQDKVPSNYKSSRRESGTKHKLECSKKESKKYQNKRAKVTETEEWSDANLFWQNKGQSKRGPNMLSEELSFANYVGNGMAPQYQHELFNSHLVNAPADRSLATFPATSRANFNLSTIFPEITMKVQ; translated from the exons ATGGAAACGACATCAAAGGCTCGAACGCCAAG TCGTTGCCGCGAATGGGAGAGACAAAGGCGTAACAAATTTAATGATGCAATTACAAAACTCGGTGAAGCTgtaaaagctattaacaaagtCGACAATCCATCAGAAAAGGATTCAGATAATGTCCAGTACCCAAAAATTGAAATTGTACAGAAAGCCATAGCATGCCTCACAAATTGTGCACAAGAAAAAACACAACTGA AAGCTGAAATTTTAGCTCTACAAGTAAAAATTGAAGCAAGCAAACAGAATCCTGAATCCAAGGATGCATCAACACAAGTTCATACAAGCTTCAGTAAAAAAATGCAAA ATGGAAAATATGTTAAACTATTAATGCTACAAAAGTCAAAAAGAAAAGCTCTTAAGGAAAAGCAAATTCTGACAACCAATGTTACAGTGGAAGGAAAATCAAAGAaagataaactaaaaataaatcaagTACCTCTGCAACCACCAAAAATACTGCCGAAATCAACCTTGAATGACAAAAACA GAACTGAAAACACTATAGTGGTGTTGCCAGCAGCACCATACCTGTTTCCCCAAAGACCATTATTCTTGCCAGCAGTGCCACCAGCTTTTGTTATAGTGGATCCAAACTTACAGACTTTAAATAAACCTTCTGTACCCATTGTAAATAGAACAGGTGGAGATACAACTAAAACCACCATGGTGAACATTTTACCAATATCTGCTTACTCGCGACCATTATCagcaacaaaaacaaaaaagctGAACTCTAGATCTAAAAATGATACAACTAAAAAAGTAAAGAAGaagccaaatatacctaaaaatgTTAAAGAAACAATAAGCAAGAAACAAACTAATAATGTCACTGATGAAACGAacttgaaaaataatgaaaatccGCCCATAGAAAAACAAAAGCAAGTGTTAACAACTGATACAGAAGTTAAATGTTCAAAAGATCCAATAACCAAAATTAAACCTTCAAATGTAGATGATAATGTTGTCCAAAGTCAGAAAAAGAAAGAGGACGAAAGTAGTgttacaaacaataaagtaaCTGTTAATACTTCAAAAACAGGAGAAACACCAAACTCTATCACAATTAAAACTGTTGAAAAGGTAAATTTAAATGGTAATCAAAAGGCGATTGCACCACCTGTTCAAACGAATAAAAATGAAATCCTCAAAGAAGTAAACATATCTTTAAAGTCAACTTCAGTAGAGGATAaagacaaagaaaataaattaccaAATATTCTAGATACATCACTGTGTGAGAGCGGAGTAGATGGTGGAAATGCTCGGCTAGAGCTAGCTGAGGAATTCTTAGCAGCTTCTCCTACGGCTGCATTCCTCATGTCTTTCCCTCTCGTCAGTGGCAATCGTGCGGACAGTCCTGCAGAAGATGCTTCAAACCCCGTTCATACCAATGTCAAAGACACACAAATAGCTATGCCTCCTGCACCAAACGAGATATATTTTGACAAACCTAGCACTAATAATGACGTCAAAACAAAACCAATACATAAACATTCTACCTCAATAGCTATTCCTGAAAAACAATcggcacaaaataaatatttggacaATAATATCCTCAGCAAACCTGTAGCGAAAACTTCTAGTTCCGTTGCAGCGTCAAATCCGTCCAATGAGAACCCGTTTTTGAGTTTACCAATGCCATCACTAATAATAACGACGACACAGTCTGACACATTCGGCCTTGATTTTGAGTGCAGTATAAGCAAGTCCATCCCGAGCCAGTCGTCATCTTACGTTAGCAACAGTAACTTATTCTACAAGACCGACCCGTTCAACGCTGTCAAAAGCACTATTTATAGCACCAGCAGTATCGCCTCAGGGCACGAATTTAATAGCCTTGGGCTGTATCCATGTGCTATGGagaaatacagtaaaaataaatCAGATTACACAAACGTTGAAGATAATCTTATGAAAATTGGATCATCCCGGTTAACTTACGACATTGATCTCGGTTGGTCGCATAAAGGATTCGATTTCGTAAATTGCACCACCAACTCCAATACGTTTAGTAAAGACATCCTAACCACTGCGACAGCCCCTACTTATTCTTCGTCTTACAACCCATTCAACCCAGAGTTCCATGTCCCGCTAGTATCAGCTGCGAGTAAAAAAGATTCTTCGAGCAAACCCATGGCTTCATTTGCGGAAACTATAACAAGTTTTTATTCGACTCCACAACCTACTAATCTATGGTCAGATGATATGTGCTTTTATAACAATAGTAGTGCTAAAACATTGACTAATAAACATCAGAATTATCTCCATCTAGAACACGCCCAACCGAATGCTTCAATCAAACCTGCTGTAACCAAACAATATGAAACCAAAATTATCCCGGATCCTAGTTTGCAAAATATTGTGAAACCCCCCAATGAAACCATTAGGCAGCAATTACCTGAGAAATACAACAAAAAGTCACCAAATAAAATGCATATCAACTGGATGACGTCCGAGCTGCGGCCAATGCAAAACAATTGCAACCCACCACAAACGGAAATGAAAGAACCTCACAAGCAACCGTATGGTCAAGTAGATCACGCTTCTAAAAAGCAAGACCAACACGAGGGAAACTATTTCCCTATTGCTATacataattttgcagctcaaccTGCTCAAGAAGATTTTCAGGTTTGGCCGTCGGCGAGACCTCTAGGTACTACGGAGATAAGCATCGAACCTCCGCCTATAAATCTACCAACATTGGTCGGAGATCTGGCTTTAGGACCACACGATAAGAAGAAAAATGCAGATTTATCAAATAGAATCGGAGTCCAGCCAGACATTCAGAACTGTGGTAACTTTTTATCTGTTACCCAACTTATGAATCGTTCATCCGACAATGCAACTTCACGATATCATGGCTCTACTACGGAAACTCCGAAAACGACCGCGCCAAAACAGAGTAATGCGCAATTCTCTAATGATGTCAACCGTAAACCAATGTCGTCACGCGTTGAAATTAATTTACCCCAACCGTGTTACGTTTTTAACGATCCAAAGcattcttatgaaaatatgggCCAATTTTCGCAACAGAAACCAAAAACAAATAAGTCTGATAAAAGCACAAAGGTTCATAAGAATAGTTATTCTGCAGAAGCTTTAATTCGAAGTGGTAATTGCACGCAGAAGGTTCCAGATCACATCGGTCCAAAGTTCATGGCCCCGTCCCAAAAGTACGGTGATTTCAATACCTCACAAGACACGAGTGTCGCTCAGGTCTCTCATTTTCCTCCTATACTGGATTATTCTGACAACAGTTACACTGGCCAACAATTCTCCGGAACAACATTATATAACGCCACCACTAATACTATATCGAATTCATTCTATTCCAATTTTATGTCGGGCAGCGCGAATATAATGACTGGCAGCTACACAAGTGCTCCTTTTACTGGTGATTTCATGGATTACAACCAATCGGAGTGCAATTATAGCAACAATAAATACGAGGAGTTTAAAATGCGCGGTAACCATGTCTTCCAAGATAAAGTACCTTCTAACTACAAGAGTTCTAGACGAGAATCTGGTACGAAGCACAAACTGGAATGTTCCAAGAAGGAAAGTAAAAAGTATCAAAACAAGCGGGCTAAAGTGACAGAGACAGAGGAGTGGAGCGATGCTAACCTGTTCTGGCAGAATAAGGGTCAGAGTAAGAGGGGTCCCAACATGTTGTCGGAAGAGCTGTCGTTCGCGAACTACGTGGGGAACGGCATGGCGCCGCAGTACCAGCACGAGCTGTTCAACAGCCACCTGGTGAACGCGCCCGCCGACCGTTCGCTCGCCACTTTCCCTGCTACGTCGCGCGCCAACTTCAACCTCAGCACCATATTCCCGGAAATAACGATG AAAGTGCAGTAA
- the LOC134742491 gene encoding syntenin-1-like, whose translation MSLYPSLEDMKVDTMVRAQMAQHQGPPPYTHSHQPVAAAPSAPAPTSHFYPSLGEYMGLEFSESVIAANMPEYRVQTVQSGGAVSNLIAPLSSQSVSLPKATVTNAIRQVVICKDADGKCGVRLHSVNSGVFVCYIAAGSPAALAGLRFGDQVLEINDVALAGMTMEKCHELLRKAPVNGITMAVRDRPFERTITLHKDSIGHVGFHFKDGKVVGLVKDSSAARNGMLTDHQLMEVNTINVVGMKDKEISKVIDNSPSVVNITIIPHYIYKHMISKMSSSLFKELDRTPAV comes from the exons ATGTCGCTGTACCCTTCTCTGGAGGACATGAAGGTGGACACGATGGTGCGGGCCCAGATGGCCCAGCATCAAGGTCCACCACCCTACACTCACAGCCACCAGCCAGTGGCAGCTGCCCCATCCGCCCCTGCCCCAACTAGCCACTTCTACCCCTCCTTGGGAGAATACATGGGCCTTGAGTTCTCTGAAAGTGTCATAGCTGCGAATATGCCAGAATATCGAGTGCAAACC GTTCAATCTGGAGGTGCAGTAAGCAACCTAATAGCTCCCCTGTCATCTCAATCAGTGTCCCTACCGAAAGCTACTGTAACCAATGCCATAAGGCAGGTGGTTATCTGCAAAGATGCAGATGGCAAGTGTGGGGTCCGTCTGCATTCCGTCAACAGTGGTGTGTTCGTGTGCTACATTGCTGCTGGGAGCCCTGCAGCTCTGGCCGGGCTCAGGTTTGGAGACCAAGTGCTGGAAATCAACGATGTGGCACTTGCTGGCATGACTATGGAGAAGTGCCATGAGTTGTTACGAAAGGCGCCTGTTAATGGAATCACTATGGCAGTGCGGGACAG GCCTTTCGAGAGGACTATTACCCTGCACAAAGACTCCATTGGACATGTGGGCTTCCACTTCAAAGACGGGAAGGTTGTGGGCCTAGTGAAGGATTCATCTGCGGCTCGTAACGGAATGCTGACCGACCATCAGCTTATGGAAGTGAACACAATCAATGTTGTTGGAATGAAAGATAAAGAGATATCAAAAGTCATTGATAACAGCCCGTCTGTTGTAAACATAACAATTATTCCACACTATATTTACAAGCATATGATAAGCAA GATGTCTTCGTCACTGTTCAAGGAGCTTGATCGTACACCAGCTGtctaa